CCAGTAAATACCCGCTTGATAATTTTTTTACGCGGAAAGAAGAACGGCGCGTTCAGACGGGACTCGGAAAACAGTTTCAATACGGCGAATGTTTCGCCGTTCCCTGCATAAATATGTTCGCGCAGGATTTGCCTCAAGACGTTCAATGTGAGATAATATCCGAAAAATCGTCGATTTTAATGACCGACGGCAAGTTAAAAATAGACGCGGACTGTCCAATGGAAATAACCGTAACAAAGGATATAGATATCACTTCGACGGCGAATGTAAATATCGAGGCGGCAAAAGACGCTTCTATAAAATCCGCGGGAAGCGTAAATATCGAAGCGGCGAATACCGCCGCGATAAAATCCGCCGTAACGCTGGATATTACCGCGCCGATAGTCAACATCGCCACGCCGACTTTAACGGTTTCGGGAGCGATTACCGCGGCGAGCGTCGCGACTCCGACAGGAAAATTATAGGAGGAAACATGCAGTTATTATTAGACATGGACGTTGGAACCGAGTGGGATTTGGCATTGCGCCCAAACGAGCATGGGAAGTATAATTTCGTCTGGCAGGACGAGCCCGAGATAGATTTGAGACAGAGAATAAAGTATTATCTTCGTACGTATCGCGGCGAATATCCCATTCGAGAAGAATTGGGTCTGCCTTATTTTGAACAGTTTTTTCGCAAAGGCGTAGAGCCGGCGGCGATTGAAAATACTATCACGCAGTATATCGCCGACAGGCTTTATCAGGATACGGCGTATCAAGTTCAAGAAATCGAATGTAAAGTAATGAATTACAATCCGGCGAAGCGCGTCCTTGAATTATTTTTATTTCTGAAAACCGACATAACGGAGGTGACGATAAATGAAATTTTTTGACAGAAATCTCGGGCTTACCAAAGCCGGTTTGGAAATTCCTTCTATGGAAGAGATTATCCGACAAAATTACAAATACCTTGAAGAAAAAACCGGAAAACAGATAGACAGGGCAAGCGACGGTCCGATAGGACAGTTATTTGAGATTTCGGCGAAATTTTGGCTTGATACGTGGAAACAACTGCAGGTGTTCGTAGGATTGTTCGCTTATCCGCGGGGGATATTCGCCGACTGGTTTGCAGGCTATACCGGGTTCAAACGGCTTCCCGCGATAAACGCTTCCGCTATATTGGACGTGTACGGAAAAATAGGAGCGGATTCGCAGTTATCCAATCTTCCCGAGTTTAACGATATAAACGGTAAATCCTGGACGCGCAAAATCGTAAAAGACGGTTTGGGCGTGGACATGGAGTCCCGCGGCGGCACGATACAATTCCCCCGCGAAAACATTACTTCCTTTCTTATAAACTGGGGCGAATTCGACGCTGAGAAAGGAGGGACTTTCACCGTGACGAATCATCGAACGAACGTCCCTTATTCTATGATATCGGCGTATGAAGACGACGACAGGGCGACGCTGCAAAACAGGTTCGACACCGTTCTGAACAAATTTAGTATCGTTAAAAATTTTAACGACAACGAAAATTTCTGGCTTTGCAAAATGCCTTTCGGAGAGATGTGCGGCATCGACGATACGAATATGGGAACTTTTGCGGATATGGTCGCGACGCCGTATCAGGTTTATGTGGAAAATAAAGATTATAAGAGCGGAGAAATACTGCCGGCTCACAGCATAAATTCGCTTGCGAGTAAAGCCACAAATTTATTTACCTGTACAAATCCGACCGCGATGTTTAGGGCGCGGGGCGGCGAAACGGATTTGGAA
This portion of the Chitinispirillales bacterium genome encodes:
- a CDS encoding carbohydrate-binding domain-containing protein, producing MREVFDNLMKSVYTAMPATVLNVHKGGMFADVMPVIDENNQRINEVPLVFPQSKRYGFRFRVEKDDEVLLITSKYPLDNFFTRKEERRVQTGLGKQFQYGECFAVPCINMFAQDLPQDVQCEIISEKSSILMTDGKLKIDADCPMEITVTKDIDITSTANVNIEAAKDASIKSAGSVNIEAANTAAIKSAVTLDITAPIVNIATPTLTVSGAITAASVATPTGKL